The proteins below come from a single Demetria terragena DSM 11295 genomic window:
- a CDS encoding VOC family protein produces MPHGDITHIDIPVADHAAATSFYGDLFGWQIAEIPGFEGYPMWQAPNKISGGGLAPRGEGFTQPRSYVEVDSIDDVLAQATERGARVTMEKSPISETSWFAVFEDPDGNAIGLYEGVTETSGNG; encoded by the coding sequence ATGCCACACGGAGACATCACCCACATCGACATTCCGGTGGCAGACCACGCCGCCGCGACCAGTTTCTACGGCGACCTGTTTGGCTGGCAGATCGCCGAAATCCCTGGCTTTGAGGGCTACCCGATGTGGCAGGCGCCCAACAAGATCAGCGGCGGCGGGCTTGCGCCGCGCGGAGAAGGGTTCACCCAGCCACGGTCCTACGTCGAGGTCGACTCCATCGATGACGTGCTCGCTCAAGCGACCGAGCGTGGCGCACGCGTCACGATGGAGAAGTCACCCATCAGCGAGACGTCATGGTTCGCCGTGTTCGAGGACCCAGACGGCAACGCCATCGGGCTGTACGAAGGTGTCACCGAAACGTCGGGCAACGGCTGA
- a CDS encoding phosphotriesterase family protein — protein sequence MSTVSTVTGHVESEDLGKVLVHEHVFVLGEEYRENYQRDWDDEEKIAEAVRDLRELKSLGIDTIMDPTVLGLGRYIPRIQRIAEQIDLNIIVATGLYTYNDIPFQFHHTGPGLLFDVPEPLVTLFVGDLTEGIADTGVKAAFLKCAIEEQGLTPGVERVMRAVGQASAQTGAPITVHTNPHTQSGLVAQRVLADEGVDLTKVVIGHSGDTTDLDYLMRVADAGSILGMDRFGLDVLLPFEDRINTIVALAAKGYADRMALAHDAACFIDWFAPEAKKQAVPKWNYRHISQDVLPALRDRGVTDAAIETMLVDVPRRHFE from the coding sequence ATGAGCACCGTCAGCACCGTGACCGGCCACGTTGAGTCAGAGGACCTGGGGAAGGTCCTTGTTCACGAGCATGTCTTCGTCTTGGGCGAGGAGTATCGCGAGAACTATCAGCGTGACTGGGATGATGAGGAAAAGATCGCCGAAGCCGTTCGAGACCTGCGCGAACTGAAGAGCTTGGGTATCGACACGATCATGGACCCGACCGTGCTTGGCCTTGGGCGCTATATCCCGCGGATTCAGCGCATCGCCGAGCAGATCGACCTCAACATCATCGTCGCGACGGGGCTCTACACCTATAACGACATCCCGTTTCAGTTTCACCACACCGGCCCAGGGCTGCTGTTCGATGTGCCCGAGCCACTGGTCACCCTGTTTGTCGGTGACCTCACCGAAGGCATCGCGGATACCGGAGTAAAGGCGGCTTTCCTCAAATGCGCGATCGAGGAGCAGGGTTTGACCCCTGGAGTGGAGCGGGTCATGCGTGCCGTGGGGCAGGCCAGCGCCCAGACCGGCGCGCCGATCACGGTGCACACCAACCCGCATACCCAGTCCGGGCTGGTGGCGCAGCGGGTCCTGGCCGACGAAGGCGTGGACCTCACCAAAGTCGTGATCGGGCACTCGGGAGACACCACCGACCTGGACTACCTCATGCGGGTCGCTGACGCTGGGTCAATTCTGGGGATGGATCGATTCGGACTCGACGTGCTGTTGCCCTTCGAGGATCGGATCAACACCATCGTGGCTCTCGCCGCGAAGGGGTACGCCGATCGAATGGCACTGGCCCACGACGCAGCCTGCTTCATCGACTGGTTCGCGCCTGAGGCGAAGAAGCAGGCTGTGCCGAAGTGGAACTACCGCCACATCAGCCAGGACGTGCTCCCCGCGCTGCGTGATCGCGGTGTCACTGACGCCGCGATCGAGACGATGCTGGTCGATGTCCCGCGCCGACACTTCGAATGA
- a CDS encoding YigZ family protein: MLGLYLTLTAGADLAAETEVRRSRFLAIVRRVEDEEQARALVDEMRRRHRDARHHCTAFVVGPVPSVERSNDDGEPGGTAGAPMLEVLRGHQLSDVAAVVVRWFGGIKLGTGGLARAYAGAVQEALADAQFVRRRELGRFELSLAHADAGRVEAELRAHGVQVLGVDYASLATLQMVAADRAALVAQIAALTGGAAEPVQVGTTWIDDIL; this comes from the coding sequence GTGCTGGGTTTGTATCTCACGCTGACCGCAGGGGCCGACCTCGCCGCCGAGACGGAGGTGCGTCGCTCGCGGTTTCTCGCCATCGTGCGCCGGGTCGAGGACGAAGAGCAGGCGCGCGCGTTGGTGGATGAGATGCGGCGACGGCACCGTGACGCACGCCATCACTGCACCGCCTTCGTCGTGGGTCCTGTGCCCAGCGTCGAGCGATCCAACGACGACGGCGAACCAGGCGGTACGGCTGGGGCGCCGATGCTGGAGGTGCTGCGCGGGCACCAGCTCAGTGACGTAGCTGCCGTCGTGGTCCGGTGGTTTGGGGGCATCAAACTCGGAACGGGTGGGCTGGCGCGGGCCTACGCAGGCGCGGTGCAAGAGGCCCTCGCCGATGCCCAATTCGTGCGTCGTCGTGAGCTCGGACGCTTTGAGCTGAGCCTCGCGCACGCCGATGCGGGGAGGGTGGAGGCGGAACTGCGGGCACATGGCGTTCAGGTGCTCGGCGTCGACTATGCCTCCTTGGCAACCCTTCAGATGGTGGCTGCCGATCGCGCGGCGTTGGTTGCTCAGATCGCTGCCCTCACGGGTGGCGCAGCGGAGCCAGTGCAGGTGGGGACAACCTGGATCGACGACATTCTCTGA
- a CDS encoding MerR family transcriptional regulator, whose translation MADTPKLMTIGRFSSLTRISVRMLRHYDAHGVLFPARVDDVTGYRSYAPAQLANAVLVRQLRDVGFGVPAIGALLAARSTSTYGDALTQQRDVIVDEVRAAQHRLDLIDRMREAHQKEQTMSTHSVTIEERAFAARRVASMRGTIPTYKDESQLWDRFMPELGRQQIAILGPCGALDHDEDYQEQNVDKEVFAPVPAGATAIEPVQVRDLPEQRAVCATLTGPYDLIGDACDQLVAWAAERGLSGTGGMRYIYINDVRTTPPEQLVTEIYLPVD comes from the coding sequence ATGGCCGATACCCCGAAACTCATGACCATAGGCCGGTTCTCCTCGCTCACCCGGATCAGCGTTCGCATGTTGCGCCACTACGACGCACACGGCGTCTTATTCCCGGCACGAGTCGATGACGTCACCGGTTACCGGTCGTATGCGCCCGCTCAACTCGCAAACGCCGTCCTGGTGAGGCAGTTGCGCGACGTGGGTTTCGGCGTACCCGCCATCGGTGCCCTTCTGGCCGCCCGGAGCACCTCCACCTATGGCGATGCGCTCACCCAGCAGCGCGACGTCATCGTGGACGAGGTCCGCGCAGCGCAGCACCGACTCGACCTCATCGACCGGATGCGCGAGGCGCATCAGAAGGAGCAAACCATGTCTACCCACTCAGTCACCATCGAAGAGCGAGCGTTCGCGGCCCGCCGGGTCGCGTCCATGCGCGGCACCATCCCGACCTACAAGGACGAGAGCCAGCTCTGGGATCGCTTCATGCCAGAGCTGGGACGCCAGCAGATTGCCATTCTCGGCCCGTGCGGCGCTCTCGACCATGACGAGGACTACCAAGAGCAGAACGTCGACAAGGAAGTGTTTGCGCCGGTGCCTGCTGGCGCGACCGCGATCGAGCCTGTGCAAGTCCGCGACCTACCAGAACAGCGCGCAGTCTGCGCCACCCTCACCGGGCCCTATGACCTCATCGGCGATGCCTGCGACCAACTCGTGGCCTGGGCCGCCGAGCGCGGGCTGTCCGGCACCGGTGGGATGCGCTACATCTATATCAACGACGTACGCACCACTCCCCCAGAGCAACTCGTCACCGAGATCTACCTGCCCGTCGACTAG